CCGAGAACACTGGTCCGATCGGAAATATCTTCGATATGGGCAACGATCTGACTGATCTCCTGCGAACGTTCTCCAAGCCGCTTTGCCCTTTTCGCCGTCTCCTGGATCTGAAGCCGTATCGAGTTAACGACGTCGAGGACTTCTTTCGAACCGCTGAAAACAGATTGCGCAGCGAGCGTGGCTTCGCCCGAAAGCCGCTCAGCCAGGAACGAGTTTTGAGCGACCTCAGAAACCTGAACAGCAAGGCTCGCGATACCCGTTGCTACACGCTCGGCGGCTGCTGCGTTCTCGATACTTCCTTTCTCAAGGTGTGTATTGGTCTCACCAACGGTTCGTGCGGCGGTCTCGATCCGCGCCGCCGATTCCTTCAGCTGCCTAAGGCGTAAGCGGAGCGCACGGCTCATCGCGTTCATCGCTTCCGCGAGTCCGCCGGTGTCATCCTGGGGCGTGTCTGATTGTGTTGTCAGGTCACCTTTTGCTATCGAGGTCACTTCTGCCGTGAGCCGTGCTATCGACCTCTGAAGCGCCGCGCGGTCTTCATTCGTTCGGGATGTCGAACGAATACTCTCGATGAGGCGTGCGACCGATCGGCCGAGCATGTCATTCTCGGAGCGCGATGCGTTGGTTATGCGAATGTCTCCGGCGGCGATGCGGTCGATCAGCTCTGCTTTATCCTTCAAGTATGCGGATGTCCGTCGCAATGATTCGACGGCTTCGCTGTCCGCCTGGCCGTCGAAGGGCTGCCCGACCGCCAATCCATGGGCTGCCTCCCGTACTTCAGCGAGCTCACGAGACGCTTTCGCCAGCGCGAGGTTCATGGTCACGATCGAGAACGATAGCAGAATCACGGCTGCTGCGATCGCCATCAATCCGCCTGACCGGTCAGACATCAATCCCAGTTCAGTACCAAACAACAAAAACGCACCAAGGATCAAGAGCAGACCGCCCGTCACCGAGCAGATCTTCAAGATCAAATTCCAAAGCGCGTTTTCCATTTTTCTTAATTAGTTTTCACCCGGCAACTCGAGCATCTCCGGATCGCCGACCGTATCGAGGCTAGGGTAGTAATCTTGTGTGTCAGAAATGTCCGTCGGGCCGAAAGGAAGGGAGGCTGCCTTTAACGAACCGAGATCATCCGCCGCGACAAGCGACGACCGAATCGAGTGTTCGAGTAAACGGATAGACTCTTCAGACTCTCGTAGAAGAACCACGCTGCTCTCCATTTCGAAATATGAATTTGTCAGAGAACGAAGCAGGTGCTCTTTGTCCTTTTCATTGTCGGCCGCTATTTGTGCCAGCCTGCCCGGCAGATCGGAAAGCTGACTGATCATTGGCTGTATCTTCGAGAGCGATTCAAGGGCGGACGATGTGTTGTCGGCGACGCCGACCGTCGATGTGACAATGTCGCGGATCGAGGCATCGGTCTCCTCGATGTCCTGATCGAGACATTTATTGACGCCGACGATCTCCTTCTGCAGCCTGAGTGAACGGTCGGATAGAGCCGAGAATTCGTCAGCTATCGTGGCCAGATCGCCGCCGGATCGCCCGTTCGCACCGATCGACGAATTCAGCGAGATCAGATTGGATCGCCGGGCGATGTCTTCGGCGAGGCGAACAACTCCGTGCAAAGCCTGAGTCGTTTCGCGAAGTTTTTTCCACTTGCGCTGGAGGTCGACGGTGTGCCGGCGAAGCAGACTGACGCTTTCCGAGACCTCGATCGTGCCGTTTCGGCCCGATCCGAAAAGGGCGTCGAACCGATCGACCGAAGAGACAAACGGAGTCAATTCGGACGCATATTGCTTTGTTCGATCCTGCGATTCCTTTACTAAACCGATCGTTTTGTTGATCGATGCGGCACTGGCGTCGGCAGCATCGCTTCCAAGACGCATTTTCTCGATCGCAGCGGGAATTGCGTGACCCGCTTCGTTAAGATCGATCCTGATCGACCGCGCTATCGCTTTACTCTGGGCGAAAAGTATATTGAAAGCCGCGGCGATCTCTTCGGTCAAAGGTGAATCGCTCTGTATCTCGAGTTCGAGACTGCCGGAACGGATCGCTTTGATATCTTCATTGATCGTTTTCAAAGATCTTGTCAGATTCTCAAGTTCTTCCTTTGAATCGATCGAGTTTGTGACCTTAAGGACGAGTTTCTGAAAAGCTGCACTAAGCCTATCTGATTCTCCAAGCGGCTCGACCGCGACATTCGTATTGCCGGCAGCAACATTCTCCATCAACGAAAGAAGGTTGTTCATCTGACGGCTGCTTCTTTGCAGGCTATCGAGTATCTCGTCAGTCTCGGTCGAACCGGTTGTGGCCGGCAGGGATGCCGAGGAACTTCGTTCAAGGCTCTTTGCCGCAAGATTGACCTTCTCTACCGGCCTGACCACTTCGTCGGCAAGCCACCGTCCGTAAGCGATGGTCACGATCATCGAGATCGCAAATCCGGCCGCGACCGGGATCATCGGGTTAGAGAAGATGTAAGTAGAGGCCAGGTAGGCGGTCAGTCCGGCGACGCAGTTGATCACGGCGAGCACGCAAACGGCAAGCCATACGCGGGAGCGCAATGAGCTCAATACAGAATCGGCGTGTCTATACTCCATTAATTGAAAATCGATCCGGTCGGATCTAATCGGAATGTTCTTGTGCAAGAACATGCCGCAGTTTATCGGGGTCGATCAGGTTAAACTCCGTATCGCCCACTGCACCTGACCCGAAAAGAAGGGTGTCGGTCGCATTGGCGGGAACGATGTTATGATCCAGGTCGATCTCGATCATCTCGAAAACCCGATCGACCGGAAATGCAACCCGCATGTCCGTACCTTCGGTTCGCGAAATGATGAATTTAGAACGGTTGGTCGTCGTGAGGTTCCGTTCATTCAGAAGGCTTCTCAGGTCGATCACGGCAACAATGTCGCCTCGAAGCGGGGCAATACCGGCAACCCCCGGCGGCGTTCCGGGAAGACGCGTCGTCGGCAGGGGATTAGACACCTCTTCGACAAGTTCCGCGGGAAGACAATACGTTTTGGATCCAAGGCCAAATGAAACGAATTTGTGAAGTGACGTTGATTCGGGAGCGGTTCCTGGGGCATCGTACGTCGCCTGCCCACGCGTTTGTCCCGGAGGAACAAGTTCTAATTCAAAATTCGAAAGTTCCATTGGGAGTGGCTCAGTGTCCGTTATTAAGGTAGCCTTCGACGACCTTCATCAGCGTTTCGGGTCCGAAGGGTTTGGTGATGTATCCTGACGTGCCGGCCATCCGTCCGCGTACTTTGTCAAAGAAACCGTCCTTGCCAGAGATCATCACGACCGGGACGTCTTTGGTCGCATCGTTTCCGCGGATCAGCTTGCAGACCTGATAGCCATCCATTCTTGGCATCGTGATGTCGAGGAGGATCAGATCGGGCTGCAGAGCCTGAAGCTGTTCCATCGCATCAACGCCGTCCGACGCGCAATAGACCTCGTGGCCGCTTTTTTCGAGTTTGCCCGTGATCAGCTTACGGATCGTCGGACTATCATCAACGACCAGTATCTTCTTTCCTTTCGCCATCCCGTCGTGCAGGGTCACTTGTTTTCGGATCTCTTCGAGACGGATGTGAAGAGCATTGACCTGACCCGCAAGGATAACGTTGTTCGGATTTGCACGGGAAGCTTCCTGAAGGTAAGAAAACCCGGTGTCGAGGTTTCGCAAATTCAAGTGTCCGATCCCAAGGGTCGTTAGCTCCTGTTCGCCGAACTCACGGGTATTTCTTTCGAATTCCATCTGCTCGACCGCATGGCGAACAAGTCCCTTGTCGGCATTCTGATTTGCGATCAGCATCTCAATGTCTGAGAGAGTCAGAACCGACATACAGCGTTGGCAAGAGATAGCATGCACGTCGTTGGTGCCATTACAGAATGGACAGTCTTTGACCTGTGGTTCGATCGGAGCCGGCGGAGCTATCGTCGTCTCAAACCCTGTGCGGGCTTCGATCACGGGCGTTGAATCAAACTCGACTGCCGGCATCGGAATACCAGGCTCAATGGCTTCAGCGTCGTCGCCATCAGCCACGGGCATTGGCATCGGGATGTTCTCGTCGGACGCCCGGGCGTCAGCTACATCAGGGATGTTGTCGAGTTCGTCAGCCTGAAGCGTGAACATCAAAGTATTGCCAAATGGCAGCGGATCGTCTTCATCCTGCACAAACGCCGAGGCCTCAGCCTGGGATTCTTCCATTACCGGTTCGAACACTATCGGCGTCGGCGAATAGAATGTCATGCTCGGGTCGAACGGAACTTCGGCCGGGAACACCGACTGCTCGTCGTCATGAGCGGCGGCTTTCGGCTCTTCGTTCGGCCTCGTTTCTTCGATCGATGCGTCGTCAAAAGCTGCGTATTCAGTTTCGGCTGAATACTCGGAAACAGGCGTGTGATCGACCGCCGGCTGATCGAATGGTGATGCACCCGACTCGTAGCTCGGCGTCTCGGGAGCGGCTTCCACGGGTTCGTGCACCTCTTCCTGAGCCTGGTCATAGGTGTACTCGGGCTCGTAGTGATGCTGACCGAGATCTTCTGCAGCCGCGACCTGCATTTCGGGTTCGCTTTGTTCGATGAAGGCCTCGGCAGCACCCTCTGGCATTTCCAGGTCCTGCGTCGGGCTTTTTTCGATCTCGATCTTGTGGCTTTCAAATCGGCTCGCTTCGGCGGACGCGAAGCTGTCATTCTCTTCGAATACTGTTGGCTCCTCGACCGATGCAGATGCTTCCGATTCGATGGACGGAGCTTCAACGGTCGGCCCAACGAGCGATCGTAGTGATTCGAGGCTCGAAGAGGCAAGAAAGTTCTGGGGATTTATCTCGAGTACGCGTTCGAACGATCGGATCTTCTCGGCAAAATTGTCTGCGAAGTGTGATCGGAGCATCCAAGCATCTTCTGAGTCAGGCATTTCTTCGAGTACGGCCTCGACCAGATTCTTTGCATCCTCAGTTCGTCCGGCGACGGCCGCGGCTTTCGCATCAGCAAGATGACGCGACGTGATCTCCCGGCGGACCGCCCTGTAAGCATTCTGTGCGGCTTCGTTCTCAGGTTCGATCGAGAGGGCTTTTTCAAGATAAAGGAGTTGCCCGTCGTGAGACTCTGAAAGCGATGCCATCCACATCCACGCCAAAGCGTTGTTCTGGTCGTATTCGAGTGCCTTCGAGAAATAGTCAGAGGCGTGTTCTTTCTGATTTTCGTCCACTGCATCGATCCCGCGTTGGACGAACGTTTTTGCCAAAAGCGAATTGGTCGCCGCCCGCCATTCCAGTGCCCGGCTATTTTCAGGATTGATGTCAAGGACATTATTCAAGAACACCAGCAATTCTTCCGGATACTCGCTGATCGACGCCAGCCAGAGCCAAGCGTTCTCATTTGAAGGATCAAGTTCCGTGCTGCGAAGGAGAGCGACTCGGGCCTGAGCGCGGTCGCCCCGCTGAGCCGCCTTGATGCCCATCGATAGATGCTCTTGGGCTTCCGAACTGTTACGATGTTGGATACTGTCGATCTCCGCAATTTCGTTGAAAGGCGGTGCGGCCGGGGTCGATTCGGTTTCTAATCTCATAAAATTTGTTGAGTTGTCGAAGTGCTTGGTTCCGAACGGAACTAGAAGGGAGCGCGGGCACAAAAGCGCAGTACCCACTTTCAAGTTGAATCCGGAAGCAAAATTGATGCCATAAGAATTTCAGTGTCCTGTTTGTTGTCGAATTACGGATTCGGCCCTAAAATACTGCCTCGATCGCGTTTTGGGCCATCTATCACAACCAGTTCAACGCGAATTCCCGACTTGGAATTGTGACAAAAATCGGCATTCGCGATTGACAAAAAGTCGCAGTATTCAGTGTCAAGACTCGATCGAATGGATCTAAAGATGATTGAAAAACCTGTCGTGATAGTTGGCGGCGGACCTGCGGGAATAGCATCGGCGATCTGGTGTTGCGACCTGGGTTTGAGGACGATCCTGCTTGATTCCGAAGACAAGTTCGGCGGCCAGCTGTTTCGGATCCACAATCGGATCGCAAACTATCCGGGAATCGATGCCGCGAATGGCGAGCAACTTCGACTAGCGATGCTCAGAACAGCTGATTCATTTCAGTTCGAGCAGCGACGTAAGACTGAAGTTCGAAAGATCGAAACGGATCCACTGAACGTGGTGCTTGCAGACGGTGAGCGGATCGAGGCAAGTGCGATCATCATTTCGACCGGAGTTAGACGACGCTCTCTTGATGCTAAAGGCGTCGAACGATTTAGGGGTAAGGGCGTCATCGAGTCAGGAGTGAAGGCAAAGGACGAAGTGCAGGGAAAAAATGTATTGATCGTTGGCGGCGGTGATGCAGCGGTCGAAAATGCACTGATCCTTCGCGAGAATGCAAAGAGCGTAACCGTGGTGCATCGGCGAAACAGCCTGAGCGCCCGCACAGAATACGCGGAGCCGGCGTTGATCGATCGGAAGATAAGATTCTTGTTCAACTCGAAAGTCGAAGAATTGATAGGTAGTGAGGATCTTGAAAAAATACTTTGTCGGGATCTGGTGACCAACGACTTTATTTCAGTCGATGCCGATGCCATCCTCATCCGGATCGGCGTCGAGCCAAACTCGGAAATCTTCGCGGGAACGATCGATCGTGATGACGGCGGTTACATCATCACCGACCGATACGGTAACACGAATGTCGA
The DNA window shown above is from Chloracidobacterium sp. and carries:
- a CDS encoding methyl-accepting chemotaxis protein, whose translation is MENALWNLILKICSVTGGLLLILGAFLLFGTELGLMSDRSGGLMAIAAAVILLSFSIVTMNLALAKASRELAEVREAAHGLAVGQPFDGQADSEAVESLRRTSAYLKDKAELIDRIAAGDIRITNASRSENDMLGRSVARLIESIRSTSRTNEDRAALQRSIARLTAEVTSIAKGDLTTQSDTPQDDTGGLAEAMNAMSRALRLRLRQLKESAARIETAARTVGETNTHLEKGSIENAAAAERVATGIASLAVQVSEVAQNSFLAERLSGEATLAAQSVFSGSKEVLDVVNSIRLQIQETAKRAKRLGERSQEISQIVAHIEDISDRTSVLGLNTALQSGSADRQTGSLSPFSGEIEQLAERASKLSRQLSGLTQSIMLETKELSATMDETIREVISGSKLTDKTGRAAAETERSVAELAVVLRSITESTRYQAKSSEELSALMSGVCELANDLLRTARKAGETGRTLDQQSNELRDVLTGFRLPSETPMPKPPEAEQPKYLL
- a CDS encoding methyl-accepting chemotaxis protein: MEYRHADSVLSSLRSRVWLAVCVLAVINCVAGLTAYLASTYIFSNPMIPVAAGFAISMIVTIAYGRWLADEVVRPVEKVNLAAKSLERSSSASLPATTGSTETDEILDSLQRSSRQMNNLLSLMENVAAGNTNVAVEPLGESDRLSAAFQKLVLKVTNSIDSKEELENLTRSLKTINEDIKAIRSGSLELEIQSDSPLTEEIAAAFNILFAQSKAIARSIRIDLNEAGHAIPAAIEKMRLGSDAADASAASINKTIGLVKESQDRTKQYASELTPFVSSVDRFDALFGSGRNGTIEVSESVSLLRRHTVDLQRKWKKLRETTQALHGVVRLAEDIARRSNLISLNSSIGANGRSGGDLATIADEFSALSDRSLRLQKEIVGVNKCLDQDIEETDASIRDIVTSTVGVADNTSSALESLSKIQPMISQLSDLPGRLAQIAADNEKDKEHLLRSLTNSYFEMESSVVLLRESEESIRLLEHSIRSSLVAADDLGSLKAASLPFGPTDISDTQDYYPSLDTVGDPEMLELPGEN
- a CDS encoding purine-binding chemotaxis protein CheW → MELSNFELELVPPGQTRGQATYDAPGTAPESTSLHKFVSFGLGSKTYCLPAELVEEVSNPLPTTRLPGTPPGVAGIAPLRGDIVAVIDLRSLLNERNLTTTNRSKFIISRTEGTDMRVAFPVDRVFEMIEIDLDHNIVPANATDTLLFGSGAVGDTEFNLIDPDKLRHVLAQEHSD
- a CDS encoding response regulator, whose protein sequence is MAKGKKILVVDDSPTIRKLITGKLEKSGHEVYCASDGVDAMEQLQALQPDLILLDITMPRMDGYQVCKLIRGNDATKDVPVVMISGKDGFFDKVRGRMAGTSGYITKPFGPETLMKVVEGYLNNGH
- a CDS encoding NAD(P)/FAD-dependent oxidoreductase, with amino-acid sequence MIEKPVVIVGGGPAGIASAIWCCDLGLRTILLDSEDKFGGQLFRIHNRIANYPGIDAANGEQLRLAMLRTADSFQFEQRRKTEVRKIETDPLNVVLADGERIEASAIIISTGVRRRSLDAKGVERFRGKGVIESGVKAKDEVQGKNVLIVGGGDAAVENALILRENAKSVTVVHRRNSLSARTEYAEPALIDRKIRFLFNSKVEELIGSEDLEKILCRDLVTNDFISVDADAILIRIGVEPNSEIFAGTIDRDDGGYIITDRYGNTNVEGVYAVGDVANPVAPTIATAVGTAAMAAKQIVANSKKNMDILRKFE